TCAATATGTTTTGTTTCTTTCATATCTTTTCGAAAGCTCTTTGATTATAATTCCTTTTTCCCTTTATTAAATACTTTCATTTACCTCAAACGCCGATACCCTTTCAGATAGTATAATATATACCCTCAACGCTTGTCAATACTTTTTTACAGGAGTCAGGTCTGAAGAATAAAATTTTTTTATTCAGCCAAAAGTGTTTGGTAGAGGGAAAAAATCAGGAGGAAATAAGGGGAAAAAATAGAAAAAAAAGGGGGGGGTAACCACAAAAATGAGTAGACAAATTCCTCAAATTTATGGTAAAATAGAATGGGGGGTAAATATGGAACACCCGATTATTTCATGAGGTATCAAAGTACCAATCAAACCGTATTTGAAAGGGAACAGAAAGTAGGTTTTGTAAGTGGGCAAGAGTGGTGGCTTTGGTTCTGAAGTCTTCCAGAAGTTTTCGGGCAATATTCCTAATGCTACCGAAGACTTTTTGGATATCTTCTTCCTTAAGGAGACTGCCCTTTTCCATCAATTGGTTGATGATATGGGCAATCTGAAGTAAAAGATAAAAGTTTTTTGCAGCCAGTTCATCCTGGCTGTAGGCGTGTTCCATATTATACCCCCCGTTTTTTTGTGTGTTAAAGCCTTCGTTTTCAGTTTTCCATCTTAACCTCCCTCCTTGAGCTATTTCTTTAAAAGTAGCTTTATTAATTTCCAGATTGCTTATCCAGACAAATCTGGAATGTTCTTTCTTATTATCCTTACCTGGTTTTAATTCATTACATTCCAGGGCTCCTAAAAGATGATCTTGATAATCAATATCGTTAACCCAATGATAATCTTGCTCTATTTCATCTCTTTTTAAGTGAGCAATATTCTCCGGGCATAAGGATTTTAATGAGATATACTCCGCATAAGTGGCTGGCATAGAGCCTTCCTTAAAAGTAATTATATATTTCCACTTATTCTCCTTACAGATATCAAAAACAGGTTTCTTTAGATAAAGACTATCTAATGACAAACAGATAGGTAATTGGGGAAAGTCTCTTTTGAGATTTTCAGCCAGGCGATAAAATGCCTTAAGTTCACAATCTTGTTTATCATATTTTTCATTAGGGTTTTCTATAAATTCGCTTAAGATAGATAAAGCCAACCCATTGGCTCCTACCAGCTTAGCCTCCAAAACATTATGGTAGTAATATTCTTTACCATTAATCTTTGTCACTAAACAGTGTTCACAATGCCTCTCTTTGAAAAGTAAATGTCCTGTCCCATCTATGGTTATTAAATAATATCTTCCCAGTAACCTAAGTCTTTCTAAACACCTCATTCTGATAAGCCGATTAATCATCCTCCGCCTTAACTTACTAATCGACCCTATAACTAATCTTTCCAATAAATAAGCCAAAGTGCAATCATGAGCTAC
Above is a genomic segment from bacterium containing:
- a CDS encoding transposase, which encodes MMKVESRRQINFQFNTKEFIENLNLLANDNLDKVAHDCTLAYLLERLVIGSISKLRRRMINRLIRMRCLERLRLLGRYYLITIDGTGHLLFKERHCEHCLVTKINGKEYYYHNVLEAKLVGANGLALSILSEFIENPNEKYDKQDCELKAFYRLAENLKRDFPQLPICLSLDSLYLKKPVFDICKENKWKYIITFKEGSMPATYAEYISLKSLCPENIAHLKRDEIEQDYHWVNDIDYQDHLLGALECNELKPGKDNKKEHSRFVWISNLEINKATFKEIAQGGRLRWKTENEGFNTQKNGGYNMEHAYSQDELAAKNFYLLLQIAHIINQLMEKGSLLKEEDIQKVFGSIRNIARKLLEDFRTKATTLAHLQNLLSVPFQIRFDWYFDTS